In the genome of Phycodurus eques isolate BA_2022a chromosome 11, UOR_Pequ_1.1, whole genome shotgun sequence, the window agtcatttgtcattaaataatttcattgattgaaaataaaacaaatattgttacCCGagtagcataattgcccaaagTCATTTCTGAACGTTTTCAGAAAatctgagaaaaagaaaattcaaccAACAGGAAGAGTTCAGTTGGCTTGATTAACCTTTGCGTTGACCTGCATGCATGCGTGACTACCTAcagatgtatttatatatatattaaaaaaaaaaagtttgatattGTGACATAAGTTAAACATGACTTAGGCAACTTTGCTATTATGTTAACAATATTACATTAGCAACGATATAATAACAGACATTACTTGCATAAGTCTTTTCTTAACTGAGCATcacaacatcaataaaaaatagcaatgCACTTGctaattattgtgttttttctttatttcagtGGATTCTTAGTCATTCTGATCATGGTAACCCGCAAAAGTTGAATCAAGGAAACTGGACTtcgtttaatttgttcctttttCCCACAAAAAAGATAAGAGATAAATCACTAGTAATTATGCTATCGGGCTTAAAATTAGTAAAATGAAggtttatatacacacacaaacacaatagaTTACTTTATTAATTGgttgtcattaaatataaaaaatgatcatgaattatttaatttgaactatttcaatgtatttttttatcttaatctacaaatgacctcCCCCATCTGccagttttaaaaatcaaatgtggccttgAGCACTAAAGTAAACCTTGGTTGCACTATTAATCCAACTAAAAAGTGCATTCTTAACAGTCATGTATAAACAAGTTAACCACTGGTTAATATAACTAAAACAAAGCTACTCAACATTCGATGGCAGATGTAAGGAGACAAAACGGTAAGGTTCTGTAAGTGATAAGTATTTATGGTTCATATTTTTCAATGCCAATTAGAAGCTCACCGACCTGACGTTTGCTGACACtgatgatggtttgaactcGGCAAGTTGTTTTTCCCAATGAAAAGCAGGCAGTCGTTTATAAAACTCAACAAACTGATGTTTATTTGACTTTTATAAATACAGAAATCAAAAGCGGAAAACCAAAGCTAATTTGGGCCATCAACACTGTATTGATGTTCTtacacccaaaaataaaaatacagcctCACCAATTCTTCGAAATGTTGAGCTCGATCCACGGCGTGATGTGTATTTGGCCTGTGTGTGGAATTAGGGCACAAGCGGCTAACTTCCTGTTGGTACAGAACAGGTGACCCGATTACAAAGCAGGGTGGCTTCCTGTGTAATTTGGACAGCTTTTGATCTACCTGCACGACATTATGAAAACTACATCAATGTTTTAATTCAGTGGTGTGCAAGTGACgactccgtttttttttttccttttctctctccaatcatgtgtacacacacaaaatggacaACACTGCTATATTCCAGTATACAGTCGGGGGTGAGTATTTACAGGAGATGCAGTGGGGGGTGTCACTGCGGCATTAAATGCCTGACATTGTATTTGGACGTGTCGTTGTACTGAGTCATGGGCTTGTCGGCGATGCCGCACGTGCCCACTCCCACTTTGCCGTTGACGCTTTCTGGAGACGCAAATATGCTTCTCTTCACCTACGGAAACAAACACTATCGTTAGTAAAGCCATACAAGAGACGCAATGTAACAACGAAAAAGAATTACGACACTGCCGAAGATgcattttacagtatgtatgttatTGTGGTTACAGTTTCCAGTGGTGTAGCATCATAGTTTGTAATATTATGGTTATCTTACTGAGGAACATGAGTACTACAGTTTCCTCAAATACTAGCCTCTGCTCTAATACATGCTGTGACCCAATTACATGAACAAATAGCGACCATAGCTCAAAGTATAACAGTGTATTATTTTACTTAatggaattattttttattaaaatttaattatttgaGGAACATTTACACTATAAAAAAACTATATACTatttaacataataaaatgcatttgtaaaaataagGACCTCACTACTAACAAACACATACccgtaacatttaaaaaaaaaaaatatatatatatatatatatatatattgtacaacAACTGTACAATTACAGGCCATTTAAATGAAGcattaatatttatttgcaaaaaatagaCAACTGCATATTACTTGCTGCCGTGCCCCCATTGTCTGGTAGAGCAAATAGAGCCTCAAACTCGAATACCTATtagaatgtgttttatttttaaccaaccattttttcaaatgaggaaaattaacaaaacaatgtAGTCCactatttaatataataaaatgcatttgtacatactgtatataaaagcCTTCTCCctataacataaaaaaagaaatttaactATAATGCAAATCGGTGCCATTTCAATTATGACTCATTATTTCCTTCCCTTCCATCCATTGAAGGAGGGGGGGTACAAGAAAGTTACCTGTcctttcttgtttttagagtaggCTTTGTTGTTGAACTGTTGCCACTTGGACTTTTGGTCCTCTCGCTCCTGCTCCAGTTCCTTCATCCTCAGCACCTTCTTCTGggctttcttctttttgtattCTCGTTGCTCGGCTATCTGCTCCTTTCTAGACtcgcaaaaaagaaagaagcggTAAAGCCCCTGCCACATGCAGACATGGAATACAATACGCAAAGCACGTTTTGGGCGTACCGGGATTTGTTCCTGGACAAGCCGAGGTCGTCCTCAAGCCGCCTGCGGTCCTCCACGGCTTTGAGGTTCTGCAGGGGGATGACTTCGGCGTTGCCGTAGCCAGTGAAGGTGACGGCGGCCGTGCTGTTCTCGTGGTCTATCTCCTCGATCTCGGCCTCATACACCCTGCAAAAGAGCCACGTCTGTAAGCAGGTGAGTACGGTTCACAGATGGACCAGAATCATAAGTGACGACCGATTCATTAAGACGTGAACAGTGCTTTTCGGACGACCGTAATTCCTCAGAGTGACTgcttatttactcaactgcataGACTACCAGCTGTTCAGAAGACTTGAGTTTGCagttcagctttacagatgacACATCTACTATGGAGGCGATGTGTGGAAAATACAGTTGCACCTCAATAAATTTTTATAGTGTTTGCTAACATTCGCAAGTGAGAGAGACCaagccctgctgcgaatagtgaaaatctgtgagtaaTTGATCCCCTGcccccacaaaaaataaaacaaaacaacaaaatggcacaAGGCGGCGCCAAAGCACTACTCGGGGAACGACGGAGGATAGATTCGTAACAGACCATGATCAAATTTGCGAACATTATCGCAGAAAAGTTAAGTTAGTTCAGTTGTCCGTAATTGTAcggattaatttaaaaaaaaaaaaaaaaaaaaaagaaaagaaaacattttcctaTTTCCTTGCTAATTtctaatgaaaaatatttagaTTATGGAACAATCTTGAGATGGTGAACTGGGTTTTTGTAAGGTGCAAgctacaatcatcaaaatgattaaaaacaaataaaagaaaaaccctAAAATATTACACGGTGTGAGTCtacgagtttcactttttgaatttaaCTTCTGAAAATTCAGGTTTCCAACCAaagatattctaatttattatgATGCGCCAGGTGGTATCAGTGTCATACTAAAGGGGAGGTGTATATTGGAGGTGCTGCATTTATTTTCTCAAGTGGAGGACAATCAAATGGGGTCTATTAGAGCGGAGGAAACtttttgaggaaatacggtatACTGAGGTAAAACATACACCAAACAATATGCTTCATTTGCACGACTTATGGCTTAAATAACAATTGCCCCATTTATAACACCGGGCATTTATTTTCCCTGCAACactgaattgaaaaataaaataatggaaaaaaaacccaaaatattCTGTTCTCTGCCAGCATTTGAAAGTTAATGTCTGAACGGTAACACTGATGGCATGTTGCCTGAGCGCAAGGGAATTTTGCGATGCCGGGAGAGCAATTTTGGGTTTAATACTCAACACTGATTGCATAAGCAATCTCTTGTTTTGCTGGGTTCTATGTAAAAGGCACAGGCGGATAAATAAAGGCCCCGATGAGACAATTCTATGAATCGCTGTGTAAGAGACTAATATTTCCCTTTAAGCAACAACAGCTGCCTAAATATgtgcattgtttgttttaaatattaccTGTAGTGCCCACTCAGGATCCTAAATACAGGTGCATCAACAAATTACAATATGgtggaaaatgtaattttttttcagtagttcaattcaaaaaggaaAACTGGTATACTATATAGACTAAATAAATGGGTCACGCTTTTTAGAACACCACTTCCACCTACtgtctacattaaaaatcatgtCTTATGTAATATTCAAACTTATTGAGATGGGTAATTTGATGTTATCTTTAGCTATAACACAATCATCACAAtactaaaaaatacaaataaatacaatctttgggtttgagtttcacttttggaattgaacAAACGAACTAACATTTCCACCGTATTCTAATTGACTGAGATGACCCCATATGTATTAGGCACATGTAAAACCCAAGAGCAAAGTATACAGAGGCTTGTTTGTGGTGATACAGGTGACACTCACTGTCCGTCCTGACTCCACACGGACAAACACTTGTCTCCCACTTTCCAGATGTGCCTGACAGGTGCCGGGGTGGCGCCATTGGCACTGGGGGCAGCTTCCGCGGGCTGCGAGGCCAGGAGGTCTTTGGTCAAGTCGATGACTTCCTGAAGGAGAAATTATAATCAAGCTGCAGGTCAAATGTCATTCCCTAAATCTGGGTTATAAAGACTAActcatacagtgaacccccgctatatcTTGGGTTTTTAATCGATCGCTTTTTATgagtttttaaaagtatttagGCAAGTCCGA includes:
- the smndc1 gene encoding survival of motor neuron-related-splicing factor 30; translation: MSEDLVKQLGSYKAQLQQVEVALSTDQDNEDLLKLQKDLQEVIDLTKDLLASQPAEAAPSANGATPAPVRHIWKVGDKCLSVWSQDGQVYEAEIEEIDHENSTAAVTFTGYGNAEVIPLQNLKAVEDRRRLEDDLGLSRNKSRKEQIAEQREYKKKKAQKKVLRMKELEQEREDQKSKWQQFNNKAYSKNKKGQVKRSIFASPESVNGKVGVGTCGIADKPMTQYNDTSKYNVRHLMPQ